CTTCGAACTGAGCGGGTGGAAAGAGAGCACGGTGATCGTGCGGTTCTGGATCCTCTCGGTGATTTTCGCCCTTCTCGGGCTGGCAACTCTCAAACTCCGGTGAACGACGAGGACTACAACGGAAAACGCGCGCTGGTGCTCGGCTTGGGGCGCAGCGGGGAGGCGGCCGCCAGCCTTCTGCTCGAACGCGGTGCGACGGTGACCGTGCTCGACTCCGGAGACCCGGCCCCGCGCGGGGCGTCGGCCGGAAAACTTTCCTCGCGCGGCGCGCGTGTCGTTTTGGGGGACGACGCGTTGCGCTGCGCGATGGACTTTGACTTCGCGGTTCTCAGCCCGGGGATCGATCCCGCGGTGCCGCTCGCGCGGAGACCTGTCGAGGCCGGTGTTCCGTTGATCGGGGAGATCGAGTTGGCCTTCCGCAGCTGCCGCTGCCCCGTGGTGGCCATCACGGGGACCAACGGGAAGACCACGACAACCGGGCTCACCGCGGCTCTCCTCGCGGCGGCCGGGCTGCAGGTCGAGGCTTGCGGCAACATCGGCCTTCCTTTCAGCGAGGTGGCCGCGCGCAGCACCGCTCTCGACGCGGCGGTGGTGGAGATCAGCTCCTTCCAACTTGAAACCACGGACACTTTTCGTCCCCGGGTGGCGGTCTGGACAAACTTCAGCGCAAACCATCTGGACCGCTACCCGGATGTCGATTCCTACCGCGCGGCGAAACTGCGCATTTTCGAGCGCCAAACGGGGGATGATTTCGCGGTGACCAACGCACGCGAAGAGTTGCCCGCCCTGCGTGCGCGGCGTGTCACGTTCACCGCCGCGCCGGACGTCGGGGCCGACTTCACGTTGTCGGGAGG
The nucleotide sequence above comes from Chthoniobacterales bacterium. Encoded proteins:
- the murD gene encoding UDP-N-acetylmuramoyl-L-alanine--D-glutamate ligase, which encodes MEREHGDRAVLDPLGDFRPSRAGNSQTPVNDEDYNGKRALVLGLGRSGEAAASLLLERGATVTVLDSGDPAPRGASAGKLSSRGARVVLGDDALRCAMDFDFAVLSPGIDPAVPLARRPVEAGVPLIGEIELAFRSCRCPVVAITGTNGKTTTTGLTAALLAAAGLQVEACGNIGLPFSEVAARSTALDAAVVEISSFQLETTDTFRPRVAVWTNFSANHLDRYPDVDSYRAAKLRIFERQTGDDFAVTNAREELPALRARRVTFTAAPDVGADFTLSGGGEILHRGKPVIALSETKLRGPHNAENLMAALAAGACLGVDLGAMLPGARAYDPPPHRCEFVRDIDGVTWVNDSKSTNLDALSRALQGQTGGVVLIAGGKNKGFDFAPLATVVKQRVHDAVLIGEMRESIARDWAAACACHCEPTLVAAVAKARSLARAGDTVLFSPGTSSFDMFRSYEERGDLFKQFTRLIQTNTTTPQS